The following proteins come from a genomic window of Geomonas sp. RF6:
- a CDS encoding ATP-binding protein: MCQGHDHDHEHHHHHHHEESCSSSGKGVKIAITGKGGVGKTTLAALLARSFADHGGRVLAVDADPDANLATALGISAAALTEVQPISRMKDLAKERTGAQEGYGSFFKLNPQVNDLPDTFSVEHDGVRLLQMGTVEQGGTGCVCPEHTLVKRLMKHLLLERDDVVIMDMEAGIEHLGRGTAESVDGVIVVVEPGQRSVQTAQQITRLASDIGIRKVFVVGSKVQNEKDREFIEAALPEHELLGFISYSDEIKRADMGEGSVSGQSAREACAIRERLMAQVVAG, from the coding sequence ATGTGTCAAGGGCACGATCACGATCATGAGCACCATCATCACCATCACCACGAGGAGAGCTGCAGCTCCTCCGGGAAAGGGGTAAAGATAGCGATCACCGGGAAGGGCGGGGTGGGGAAAACGACGCTTGCGGCGCTTTTGGCGCGCTCCTTTGCCGATCACGGCGGGCGGGTGCTGGCGGTGGACGCCGATCCCGACGCCAATCTCGCCACTGCGCTCGGGATCTCCGCAGCCGCTCTTACCGAGGTGCAGCCGATCTCGCGGATGAAGGATCTCGCGAAGGAGCGCACCGGCGCCCAGGAAGGGTACGGGTCCTTTTTCAAGCTGAACCCGCAGGTGAACGATCTCCCCGACACCTTCAGCGTCGAGCACGACGGAGTCCGCCTCTTGCAGATGGGGACGGTGGAGCAGGGGGGGACGGGGTGCGTCTGCCCGGAACACACCCTGGTGAAGCGGTTGATGAAGCATCTTCTTCTGGAGCGTGACGACGTCGTCATCATGGACATGGAGGCGGGTATCGAGCATCTCGGGCGTGGAACGGCCGAGTCGGTGGACGGCGTCATCGTCGTAGTCGAACCTGGGCAGCGCAGCGTACAGACCGCTCAGCAGATCACCCGCCTTGCCTCCGACATCGGGATCAGGAAAGTGTTCGTGGTGGGGAGCAAGGTCCAGAACGAGAAGGACAGGGAGTTTATAGAGGCGGCGCTCCCGGAGCACGAGCTGCTGGGCTTCATCTCCTACAGTGACGAGATAAAGCGCGCCGACATGGGTGAAGGGAGCGTCTCCGGGCAGAGCGCCCGCGAGGCGTGCGCCATACGCGAGAGGCTGATGGCACAGGTGGTTGCGGGGTGA
- a CDS encoding metallophosphoesterase family protein translates to MKIGVISDTHKVMRPAALEALRGSDLIVHGGDVCSQAVLEALREMAPLVAIRGNCDKGAWSEKLKDVEEFEAGGARFLVIHNVHDLEALPEGVRCVISGHSHKAAVTRKEGVLYLNPGSAGPRRFHLPVTVARVEVVDGKVDAEIVRIEE, encoded by the coding sequence ATGAAGATCGGGGTGATATCCGACACGCACAAGGTGATGCGCCCCGCCGCGCTGGAGGCGTTGCGCGGCAGCGACCTCATCGTGCACGGAGGGGACGTCTGTTCCCAGGCCGTGCTGGAGGCGCTGCGGGAAATGGCGCCACTTGTGGCCATACGGGGTAACTGCGACAAGGGAGCCTGGTCGGAGAAACTGAAGGATGTAGAGGAGTTTGAGGCGGGAGGAGCACGCTTCCTGGTGATACACAACGTGCACGATCTGGAGGCGCTGCCGGAGGGGGTCCGGTGCGTCATCAGCGGGCACTCCCACAAGGCGGCTGTCACCAGGAAGGAGGGGGTGCTCTACCTGAACCCCGGCAGCGCCGGCCCCCGAAGGTTCCACCTCCCCGTCACCGTCGCGCGGGTGGAGGTGGTCGACGGAAAGGTCGACGCGGAGATTGTGCGGATCGAGGAGTAG